AATCCAACGCCCCGGTCCTGGTCCCCGATACCGCTTCGGACCGCGGCGGGCGGCCGGATCCGCCGCCGCCCAAGGTTAAATCGGAACTCGCCGTGCCGCTGGCCGTGGGAGACGAGGTGCTCGGCGTTTTGTACGTCCGGCAGAACATCGCCTACGGCCTGACTCAGGCGGATATCGACCTGCTCCAACCGATCGCCGGCCAGGTGGCCGCCGCGGTTCATTGCTCCCGCCCGCCGGCCGGCGTTCCGCGGCCGGAGGAAAGCGAAGAAGCGGCCGACCTCATCGGCCGAAAAATCGAACAAACGGCGACGATGGAAGACGCCTTGCGGACGGCGGCGGTCGAGCTCGGCCGCGCTTTGAACCACAGGGAGATGCGGGTGGTGCTGTTCGACCTGCCGGATTCCGGCAAGGCCGATTCGCGAGACGGATCGGGCGGCGGCCGCCTCCCCTAACCACCCGGTCAGCCGGGATGCGGACAACAACGGGAAGATGAGTCGGGGACGAGGGATCGCATGGCTTGCGTCTTGGCGGTTTACCATCAAAAAGGAGGAGTGGGCAAGACCACCACCGCCCTGGCCCTGGGAGGGTGCTTCGCCGAACTGGGAAGCCGGAGCCTGGTTGTCGATCTCGACCCGCAAGCCAACCTCACCAACAACCTCGGGCTGGAGCCGGACGCATCCCCCGTCACCATCACGGAGGTGATGGCGGGAGAGGCTTCCCCGGCACAAGCGGTCTTCGCCAGCGGCCTGCCGGGGCTCGACGTGATCCCGTCGAACGGCGCGCAACTCGGCCTGGACCGCAGGCTGTACCAATTCCCGAACCACGAATTCCTCCTCCGCCGCGCCTTGCGGCAAGATGCCTTGAAAGAGTACGCCGTCGTGCTGATCGACTGCCCGCCGTCGGTCGGCCCCCTCACGGTCAACGCCCTGACGGCGGCGGACCTGATGATCATCCCCACCCAATGCGAGTACTATTCGATCCAAGCGCTCAAGGACCTGTTCGAACTGGTCCACGACATCCGCCAGCGGACCAATCCGGCACTGGTTTACCGCATCCTGGTGACGATGTTCGACCGGCGCGGGACCTTCCACGCGACCATGCTCGAACAATTGCGGGAGTGCTTCGGGGAAGGAATCCTTTCCACCGTGATCGGATTCGACACGAAGATCCGCGAAGCCCAGGCCGCCGGGATCCCCGTCACCGTCCACGCCCCGCACAGCCGGGGCGCGGCCCAATACCGCCAGTTGGCCGAGGAATTGCTGCCTTATGTCGCCCCAAAAACCCCTGCTCCAGCGGATTAAATCGCTCTTCCCGCGCGTGCTGCCGTCCGTGCCGGACGCCCGATCCCGGACCGGGACCGCGCCGCCGGCGGCGAGGGTGAAGGCGGGCTATACCTACTTTCCGGGAACGGCGATTCCGCTCGACGAATTCTCAGCGCCTTTGCCCGATCCCGCCCATACGACGCCGATCACCGCCGCCGGAATCGCGATCGGGGAGATCCAAGCCGGCGCCAAGGAAACGGTTTGCACCGGGCGGGAAATCGAGCTGATCGACGCCGTGGCGAGGAGCCTGGGGAAGCATCTCGAAAACCTGAGCCGCAAGGAATGAGGCACGGGGATCCTTCCTTGTATCTGCTCAGCCTACCCCTCATCCGCCCTCTCTTCGCTGCGCGAGCCTGCCCCGGAGCGCCTGTGTCCGGGGGAACAGGTTCGGGCACCTTTCCCGAAATTGCGCCGGGACCGGCTTCCCAGCCCCACATCTGCAGATGAAGATATGCATTTGTTGAAAGCCCTCCAGCGCAAGCGATGGGCTGGGAGAAAGTATCCCGGAACGCATATCCTGCGCTCCGCGCGGGACCGTGACGGGAGGATTGGATGCGGGGGAGGCAAAGCAGGTGTTGTTACTTTTCAATATTGATCGGGCTGAGCAAGAAGCAAAGTCGCGCTGATCCCGGCGCCTTTTCCGCGGATTGAGTTATGGATTCAAGAGGGTTTCGGAATCCAACATTGCGCTTCCTCCCCCTTCCGAATACGCAATCCGCAGCGAGCGCTCCTTAAGATCCGCCTCCATCTCCGCCCAATCCCTGCCCGCCGACCAGCGCAGGCGCAACGCCGAATCGCCGGACGCCGCCGGAATGTTGAATTCGCCCTGAAACGCGGGATGGGAATTCCGGAAGCGGATCAGCCGGCACAAGCCTTTGACGACGGGCGATCGCACCTGCCGCCCGATCTCCTCCACGGAAAACACATGCCGGTTGATCTCCCGTCCGTCGCCCGTGCGTTGAGCGGCGGCGAGATCGTTTTCGCCGGCGAGGAGGCCCACGTAATAAACCTGGGGGATCCCCGGCGCGAAGAACTGGATGGCGCGCGCGATGAGGTAGGCCTCGTCGTCCCGCCCCAGGAGCGAGTAGTAGGTCCCGCGGATCTGGTGGACGTCGAACCCGTCGGGGTCCTTGTGGGCCTGGGATTCGATGCGGCTGAAGTTGCCTCCCCGCCGCTCGCAGACCGCGGCCACGGCGCGGGCTCCCGCCGAATCGTAGAACCCTTCGAGGTCGGGCTTGACCGGGATGCCGTCGTGGCAATCGAGCATGGTGAACTGCCGGGCGGGCCGCCGGGCGAGGTAGTGCGCCAAAAGGCCGGCCGAGGAAGTGAACAGCGCATTGAGAACGAGGTAGGGAAGGATGAAATCATAGATCCAATATCCCTTCTCGGCCAGCCGGTGCTGGATCTCCTTCCGCGCATGGACTTCCGGGAGGACATCGATCCCCAGCGACGAGGCCGCGCCCTGGATCCATTCCAGGAATTGAAAAATCTCCGGCTCGACGAAGAAGCAATCGGTGCCGGGCTTCTTGACGAGGTACCCGATGGCGTCGAGCCGGACGATCTTCACCCCGTTGGCCGCGAAGATCCGCAAGTACTCCGCGATGAGCTTTTTAAAGGCCGGGGATCTCCAGTCCATGTCCACCTGCTCGGAGGGATCCGCATGGCCGAAGGTCGTCCACAGCCTGGTCGGAGTCCGGCCGGGGCCGATTGCGAAGGTGGAATAGGGGCGCTTGCGCCTGAGGAAGATCTTCTTCAGGTCCTCCGGCCGCGGCTCCCCGTCCGGCCAGAATTTCGCGAGCGGGATGAAAAGGTCGGCCCATTCCGAGGCCGGGCCCTTCGCCTGAAAATCGCGGAAATACGGCGACTTCCTGGAGATGTGGTTGACCATCAGGTCCAGGAGAATGTCGTAGCTTTGCCCGAGGCGCCGGATATCATCCCACGCGCCGAAGCGCGGATCGATCTCGGCGTAGGTGAGCGGCGCGAATCCACGGTCGCCGGAGGAGGGAAAGGGCGGCAGAAGGTGGATGCCGCCCTCGAACAGCCTTGGAAAAAATTCTTCCAGGACGGCTCCCAGGGAGCGGATGCCGCCGCCCATCGAATCCGGGTAGGTGATCAGCTGGACCTTGTTTTTCGGGGGCATCTCGGCCGCTCAGGGAACGGGAATCACGGCGTATTCGCGGGTGATCACATAATCCGCCAGGTAGCGGTGGCCGGCGATGATCTTGTGCTCGACGCCGAGGACGCTTTCCACGAAGGGATCGCCGGCCTCGCGTCCGCGCTTCCGCTTGGTCCGGTGCGCGAGAGTCTCGCGCCGGCTGAGGGCGATGAAAACCCGGGCGTCGATCCGCTTGAGGAGCGAGACGTAGGTGCCTTCCAGAATCACGACCTTCACCCCGGCCAGGTCGACCGTCTCGGCCGACAGCGAGTCGGCGTCGTAGTCGACGCTCGGCTTGACCACGCGGGCCGCGCCGCCGCGGGCGTCATCGAGGTTGGCCTGGAGGAGATCGAAGCGCACTTCGCAGTGGGGGCCGAGCCATTCGGGATCCTGCCGCCGCCGGAGGTCGTTGGACTTGGGCGGCAGGACGAAATAATCGTCCTGGCCGAACACGGCCGTGCGGATTCCCCGCGCGGCCAGCGCTTCCGAAAGTGCGGCCGCCGTCTCGGACTTCCCCGAGCCGGATTCCCCGGCGACCGAGATCGAGAACCGGCCGGGCTTTTCCACCACCCTCTCCAGCAGGGCCGATGCAATGGCCGCGCCGGCTTTTCGGTGATGCTCCTCAAGGACGATTACGTCACCTTTCATCTTTCCTCGGATGCCGATGGATCTCCGGGGGCTTCCGCCGCGGATCCCGGCGCGAACCGGGCGCCCGCTTTTCCGCCGCTCAGCCCTTGACCGCGCCCTGCAGCAGGGCGGCGATGATCTGGCGCTGGAAGATCACGAACACGACGAGGGTGGGCACCAGGATCAGAATCGTGCCGGCGCACAACAGGGGGACATTGTTGGCATAATGGCCCTGGAACGCCCCCAGCGCTCCGGCCATCGTCCGCTGGGTCGGGTCCTCGACCAGCACCAAGCAAAGCAGGAACTGGTTCCAGGTCCAGATCGCCATGAGAATCCCGAGCGACGTGACCGGCGGCAGCGCGAGCGGGACGTGGATCTGCCAGAACAGATCCCAGGTGTTGGCGCCGTCGACCCGGGCCGCCTCCGAGATCTCAGCCGGCATGTTGACAAAGTGGGCCCGCATCCAGAAAACGGCGAACGGCATGTAAAGGGCGATCAGCGGGAACACGATCGCCAGCCGGGTGTTGTAAATCCCCAGCGCCCGCTCCAGGAAGTAGATCGGGATGATGAACCCCGCGAACGGAAGCGTCAGCCCGAACACAAACAGGAAGAGGAGCACGTGCGAGCCGGGGATCTTCAGGAGGCCGATGGCATACCCGGCCATCGTCGAGATGACCATGGCCGCGGGCACGACCGCCAGGACAAGATAAATGCTCGACGCCAGGAGCTTGGGCATTTCCGCCTGGTTCCACGCCGTCACGAAGTTGATCCACTGCGGGTCCGCCGGCCATTCGAATCCGCTGGGCACGGTCCCCGACGGGTGCAGCGCGGTGATGAAAATGCTGATGAAGGGCAGGATCGTGAACGCCATCAGCGTCAGGAGCAGGGCCCGGCCCACCCAGAACTCGCCGCGGGCGACCTTCATTGTTTGACCTCCTTGGTCAGGTACTGGATCGGGATGATGGCCAAGACGACGAGGGCCATGAGCAGGACGGCCAGGGCCGACGCCGGGCCGATCGCGCGCTGGGTGAACCCCAGGATGTAGATCTGGATCCCGGGGACCGAGGTCGAGCTGCCGGGTCCGCCGGCCGTCGTGACCCAGATGATGTCGAACGCGGCCAGCGCGGCGACCACGGTGACCGTCAGGCACACGCCGATCTCGTAGCGGAGGAGCGGGACGGTGATCGCGGCGAACTCCCGGAGCCAGCCGGCGCCGTCGATCCGCGCGGATTCATAGAGGGCCGGGTCGATCTTCGACACGCCGGTCAACAGCAGGACGGTGCAAAATCCCAACAGCACCCAAATTCCGACGACGCCGACGGCCGGGAGCGCCGTGTCGAAATCGCCCAGCCAGGCCCGGGCGAGCGCGCCGAGTCCGAAGGTCTTGAGGATCTGGTTGATCAACCCCGGGAGCGCCAGCAGCCAGCCCCAGATGATGCCGGCGGCGACG
Above is a window of Anaerolineales bacterium DNA encoding:
- a CDS encoding ParA family protein → MACVLAVYHQKGGVGKTTTALALGGCFAELGSRSLVVDLDPQANLTNNLGLEPDASPVTITEVMAGEASPAQAVFASGLPGLDVIPSNGAQLGLDRRLYQFPNHEFLLRRALRQDALKEYAVVLIDCPPSVGPLTVNALTAADLMIIPTQCEYYSIQALKDLFELVHDIRQRTNPALVYRILVTMFDRRGTFHATMLEQLRECFGEGILSTVIGFDTKIREAQAAGIPVTVHAPHSRGAAQYRQLAEELLPYVAPKTPAPAD
- the gtfA gene encoding sucrose phosphorylase, translating into MPPKNKVQLITYPDSMGGGIRSLGAVLEEFFPRLFEGGIHLLPPFPSSGDRGFAPLTYAEIDPRFGAWDDIRRLGQSYDILLDLMVNHISRKSPYFRDFQAKGPASEWADLFIPLAKFWPDGEPRPEDLKKIFLRRKRPYSTFAIGPGRTPTRLWTTFGHADPSEQVDMDWRSPAFKKLIAEYLRIFAANGVKIVRLDAIGYLVKKPGTDCFFVEPEIFQFLEWIQGAASSLGIDVLPEVHARKEIQHRLAEKGYWIYDFILPYLVLNALFTSSAGLLAHYLARRPARQFTMLDCHDGIPVKPDLEGFYDSAGARAVAAVCERRGGNFSRIESQAHKDPDGFDVHQIRGTYYSLLGRDDEAYLIARAIQFFAPGIPQVYYVGLLAGENDLAAAQRTGDGREINRHVFSVEEIGRQVRSPVVKGLCRLIRFRNSHPAFQGEFNIPAASGDSALRLRWSAGRDWAEMEADLKERSLRIAYSEGGGSAMLDSETLLNP
- a CDS encoding carbohydrate ABC transporter permease; the encoded protein is MKVARGEFWVGRALLLTLMAFTILPFISIFITALHPSGTVPSGFEWPADPQWINFVTAWNQAEMPKLLASSIYLVLAVVPAAMVISTMAGYAIGLLKIPGSHVLLFLFVFGLTLPFAGFIIPIYFLERALGIYNTRLAIVFPLIALYMPFAVFWMRAHFVNMPAEISEAARVDGANTWDLFWQIHVPLALPPVTSLGILMAIWTWNQFLLCLVLVEDPTQRTMAGALGAFQGHYANNVPLLCAGTILILVPTLVVFVIFQRQIIAALLQGAVKG
- a CDS encoding sugar ABC transporter permease; this translates as MPTPIRSVGNTPGTSGNRHPVTETFRRIFRHRRIRREDVVGWLFVLPALIMYAVFVLLPFASTIRYSFYKWNGVGPATWVGWKNYVNIFQVPNLIGTVINAFWLVVWFSFIPVSLGLIVASVIHRTATGRFGTVARTVLFLPNVIPLVAAGIIWGWLLALPGLINQILKTFGLGALARAWLGDFDTALPAVGVVGIWVLLGFCTVLLLTGVSKIDPALYESARIDGAGWLREFAAITVPLLRYEIGVCLTVTVVAALAAFDIIWVTTAGGPGSSTSVPGIQIYILGFTQRAIGPASALAVLLMALVVLAIIPIQYLTKEVKQ